The Gopherus evgoodei ecotype Sinaloan lineage chromosome 8, rGopEvg1_v1.p, whole genome shotgun sequence genome includes a region encoding these proteins:
- the C8H1orf210 gene encoding type III endosome membrane protein TEMP: MECVWYLCVCSLLCVWPAAAGHPCSIDSKGWADCSGKSLLHTPDSLPGNITSLDLSFNSLAMLRSGTFLIHFPSLRVLNLSNNIIPMLYPAVFSNLWALHLLDLSSCNISHLHPEAFQGLRNLHTLLLKNNKLQILQLPAFLAFGALVHLDLQNNDLLSMDALVLQLMERTHQILLQGNPWVCNCSMYPFQQWLQQRKGVQVLCASPPELQGQEVKTLNFQDLGCRRKQWFPQAQPSLRRKLLATVQRNDTTTTSPAGKGGNSWPYLVGFLVSAIGISILIALAAKCKLFHKNFASYRHQPLPDTSSMGGSYAESGVAWGENQSMPSAAGLQLEDDDGFIEDNYIQPSERLQEED; the protein is encoded by the exons GGATGGGCTGACTGCAGTGGAAAGAGTCTTCTACACACTCCAGATTCCCTTCCTGGAAACATCACCAGCTTGGACCTTTCCTTCAACTCCTTGGCAATGCTCAGAAGTGGGACTTTCTTGATACACTTCCCTTCTCTACGTGTTCTAAACCTCTCCAACAACATCATTCCCATGCTGTATCCAGCAGTCTTCTCTAACCTCTGGGCACTTCATCTGCTGGACCTGAGCAGCTGTAACATCTCCCACCTTCACCCAGAAGCTTTCCAGGGCTTGAGAAACCTGCACACGCTGCTCCTGAAAAACAATAAGCTTCAGATTCTGCAGCTGCCTGCGTTCCTTGCCTTCGGGGCCCTTGTCCATCTGGATCTGCAGAACAATGATCTGCTCTCTATGGATGCACTAGTCCTGCAGCTGATGGAAAGAACCCATCAGATCCTGcttcaggggaacccctgggtcTGTAATTGTTCCATGTATCCTTTCCAGCAATGGCTACAACAAAGAAAAG GTGTGCAAGTACTCTGTGCCTCTCCACCAGAACTCCAGGGCCAGGAGGTCAAGACCCTGAACTTTCAGGATCTGGGCTGCAGGAGAAAACAGTGGTTTCCTCAGGCTCAGCCTTCACTCAGAAGAAAACTGCTGGCCACAGTGCAGAGAAATGACA caACCACCACGTCGcctgcagggaagggagggaacaGCTGGCCATACTTGGTGGGCTTCCTTGTATCAGCTATTGGCATCTCCATCCTGATTGCACTGGCTGCAAAGTGCAAACTATTCCATAAGAACTTTGCCAGCTACCGCCACCAGCCACTGCCTGACACCAGCTCGATGGGAGGCAGCTATGCTGAGAGCGGGGTTGCCTGGGGGGAGAATCAATCCATGCCTAGTGCTGCTGGGCTGCAACTGGAGGATGATGATGGCTTCATTGAAGATAACTACATCCAGCCAAGTGAACGGCTGCAGGAGGAAGACTAA
- the LOC115656543 gene encoding LOW QUALITY PROTEIN: E3 ubiquitin-protein ligase TRIM56-like (The sequence of the model RefSeq protein was modified relative to this genomic sequence to represent the inferred CDS: deleted 1 base in 1 codon) produces MALPRPHLDGAMALTFMSLQELIKEDFLTCKICYDLYTVPKILPCLHSYCQHCREPLVRDRALQCLECRLQTDVPGGASSLKTNFFIDSLLELFQIKRNRDLACTVCSDAQKILTATARCLDCKDFLCQSCTQGHCCSRLTLHHKVVKLEFLAGEYDAEMRLLQELCCQDHQQEALRFFCDTCSAPICRDCRMLDHFQHKVVSMANAVQREKPSVEQLIDSLAGTITCISEQEEAVEEIVDKLKTSGENIKERISRYVDDFIDYLLAQKEDILGELSAFLTQQMESCRLVKEELQNQREKAISTKEFSQRVLYVGKDYEILHLEGMIRNRIQELQTYMPGKLESQIPELAIAWDQPEMLSEAALFSLVFPGEHPKGDMETVFEPDSEASASPSEESEDDSVLPVDSEEDSCPSSEESASDTPNKNPSCCSRRSKRPKRVCTFEVDQCCSQVKPNITGIAVLPHAGGILLLDQENDEIKQYSAGEHFQQSIPLPDSDGVFCGISLCGDVLACSSDSFLFFLTLEGKFLHKLLLRGSESSYAITSYEDSYIVVSEGTRCSISLYSSSGHCVGRVAPTDYHGGKFLFIAINDWEEFIVSDFIKKQIVIIEKSGLILNVLKTSPSLLTKPFSVCVDMSSNIFVVDQLKVIKFSPDGEMGEVVLSNQIRQKRPRVLAVDDGGRHVLMQEDGYVHIYCF; encoded by the exons ATGGCGCTGCCCCG gCCTCATTTGGATGGAGCAATGGCTCTAACCTTTATGTCCTTACAAGAATTAATCAAGGAGGATTTCCTGACCTGTAAAATCTGCTATGATCTCTACACAGTGCCAAAGATCCTTCCGTGTCTGCACAGTTACTGCCAGCATTGCCGGGAACCACTAGTGAGGGACAGAGCCCTCCAGTGTCTTGAGTGCCGGCTGCAAACAGATGTCCCAGGAGGTGCCTCATCTCTGAAAACCAACTTCTTCATCGACAGCCTACTGGAGTTGTTCCAGATTAAACGCAACAGGGACTTGGCCTGCACAGTCTGCTCAGATGCCCAGAAGATCTTGACTGCCACTGCCCGTTGCCTAGACTGCAAGGATTTCTTGTGCCAGTCATGCACTCAGGGCCATTGCTGCTCCCGTCTCACTCTTCATCACAAGGTGGTGAAGCTTGAGTTTCTAGCTGGGGAGTATGATGCTGAGATGAGGCTGCTTCAGGAGCTGTGCTGCCAGGACCACCAGCAGGAAGCTCTGCGATTCTTCTGTGACACCTGCAGTGCTCCCATCTGCAGGGACTGCCGCATGCTAGACCATTTCCAGCACAAGGTGGTCTCTATGGCAAATGCTGTGCAGCGGGAAAAGCCTTCTGTTGAGCAGCTAATTGACAGCCTGGCAGGAACGATAACATGCATCTCTGAGCAGGAAGAAGCTGTGGAGGAGATAGTAGATAAGTTGAAAACATCAGGAGAGAACATAAAGGAGAGGATCAGCAGATATGTGGATGATTTTATTGACTATCTCCTGGCCCAGAAAGAAGATATTCTGGGCGAGCTGTCTGCTTTTCTAACTCAGCAAATGGAAAGTTGTCGCCTGGTGAAAGAGGAGCTCCAGAACCAAAGAGAGAAAGCAATCAGCACAAAGGAGTTCTCTCAAAGGGTCCTCTATGTGGGAAAGGACTATGAGATCTTACACCTGGAG GGCATGATAAGGAATCGGATTCAGGAGCTCCAGACATATATGCCAGGGAAACTAGAGAGCCAAATCCCTGAATTGGCCATAGCCTGGGATCAGCCAGAAATGCTGTCTGAGGCAGCACTTTTCAGTCTAGTGTTTCCTGGGGAACATCCTAAAGGAGACATGGAAACTGTTTTTGAGCCAGATAGCGAGGCATCTGCTTCCCCCAGTGAGGAGTCTGAAGATGACTCAGTCTTGCCTGTGGACTCGGAAGAAGACTCCTGTCCAAGCTCTGAAGAGAGTGCTTCTGACACTCCCAACAAGAACCCCTCTTGTTGTAGCAGACGCAGTAAAAGGCCTAAGCGTGTCTGCACTTTCGAGGTAGACCAGTGCTGCTCCCAAGTAAAGCCCAATATCACAGGGATTGCTGTTCTGCCTCATGCTGGTGGCATTCTCCTGTTGGATCAGGAGAATGATGAGATAAAGCAGTACAGTGCCGGTGAGCACTTTCAGCAATCAATACCTCTGCCAGACTCAGACGGTGTCTTCTGTGGCATTTCGCTCTGTGGAGATGTTCTAGCTTGCTCTTCAGattccttcctcttcttcctgaCCCTTGagggcaagtttctgcacaagTTGCTGCTAAGGGGATCTGAGTCTTCCTATGCTATCACCTCCTATGAGGACTCCTATATTGTGGTGAGTGAGGGCACACGCTGCTCCATCTCCCTTTACAGCTCTTCAGGACACTGCGTGGGCAGGGTGGCACCCACAGATTACCATGGGGGGAAGTTCCTTTTCATTGCCATCAATGACTGGGAGGAATTCATTGTCTCAGACTTCATCAAGAAGCAGATCGTCATCATTGAGAAGTCTGGGCTGATCCTCAATGTGCTGAAAACCTCACCCTCGCTGCTGACAAAGCCGTTCAGTGTATGCGTGGACATGTCCAGTAACATTTTTGTGGTCGATCAGTTGAAGGTGATTAAATTTTCCCCAGATGGTGAGATGGGGGAGGTAGTATTGAGCAACCAAATTCGGCAGAAGAGACCCCGTGTCCTTGCTGTGGATGATGGCGGGCGCCATGTTCTGATGCAGGAGGATGGTTACGTCCACATTTATTGCTTCTAG